A stretch of Suncus etruscus isolate mSunEtr1 chromosome 9, mSunEtr1.pri.cur, whole genome shotgun sequence DNA encodes these proteins:
- the LOC126017736 gene encoding olfactory receptor 10AG1-like, translating to MKYKEIPPQENLTKWMEFVLLDFADVPHLQWFLFGLFLIIYVCILLGNGTIFLITKVDPALQTPMYFFLGNFSFLEICYVSITLPRMLTNLWTQKRTISLVACAAQMCCVLMLGATECFLLAVMSYDRYVAICNPLHYPLVMNHKVCVQLVTGSWVGGIPVQIGQTFQIFSMSFCASNIINHFFCDIPPILKLACGDTFIHEMMVYVVAVLFVTIPFLLILASYGKIISMVLKLPSATGRAKAFSTCSSHLTVVVLFFGSAIITYLRPKTQNSEGTDKVLSLFYTIVTPLFNPLIYSLRNKDVIMALKKLFCK from the coding sequence aTGAAGTACAAAGAAATACCACCCCAAGAAAATCTCACAAAATGGATGGAATTTGTTCTCTTGGACTTTGCTGATGTTCCTCACCTACAgtggtttttatttggtttattctTAATCATTTATGTCTGTATTCTGTTAGGTAATGGTACCATATTTCTGATAACAAAAGTGGACCCTGCACTCCAGACACCTATGTATTTTTTCCTAGGCAATTTCTCTTTCTTGGAAATCTGCTACGTGTCTATTACTCTCCCCAGAATGCTCACCAATCTTTGGACCCAGAAGAGAACAATCTCCTTAGTTGCCTGTGCTGCACAGATGTGCTGTGTTCTAATGTTGGGAGCCACTGAGTGTTTTCTCTTGGCTGTGATGTCCTATGACCGCTATGTAGCTATTTGTAACCCTCTGCACTATCCTCTCGTCATGAACCACAAGGTGTGTGTTCAGCTGGTGACTGGTTCCTGGGTTGGTGGAATTCCAGTCCAAATAGGGCAAACATTCCAGATTTTCTCTATGTCTTTTTGTGCTTCTAACATCATCAACCACTTTTTTTGTGATATCCCCCCAATACTTAAGCTGGCTTGTGGTGACACATTTATCCATGAGATGATGGTCTATGTAGTTGCGGTACTGTTTGTCACGATTCCATTTCTGTTGATACTTGCCTCCTATGGTAAAATCATTTCCATGGTTCTTAAATTGCCTTCAGCCACTGGTCGGGCCAAAGCCTTCTCGACTTGCTCATCTCATCTTACTGTGGTAGTGCTCTTCTTTGGGTCAGCCATTATTACTTACTTAAGACCCAAGACTCAAAACTCTGAAGGAACTGACAAAGTACTTTCTCTTTTCTACACTATTGTCACTCCCTTATTTAATCCCCTGATATACAGTCTAAGAAATAAAGATGTCATCATGGCATTGAAGAAGTTATTTTGCAAATAA